The following proteins are co-located in the Frankiales bacterium genome:
- a CDS encoding MBL fold metallo-hydrolase, with the protein MTYTGNVSVGGDADVRELPALVISKLAVGPHDNNAYLLRCTATDEQVLVDAAAEPERLLELVGDGGLAAVVTTHAHRDHWGALAEVVAATGARTLAHADDAGDIGVAIDETVPDGGTVHVGHVALTAIHLVGHTPGSIALLYDDPTGAPHLFTGDCLFPGGVGNTWKDPERFDSLYSGVVGRIFDRLPDETWVYPGHGRDTTLGAERPHLAEWRERGW; encoded by the coding sequence GTGACCTACACCGGCAACGTCTCCGTCGGCGGCGACGCGGACGTCCGCGAGCTGCCCGCCCTGGTGATCTCCAAGCTCGCGGTGGGCCCGCACGACAACAACGCCTACCTCCTGCGCTGCACGGCCACCGACGAGCAGGTGCTCGTCGACGCCGCGGCCGAGCCGGAGCGCCTCCTCGAGCTGGTCGGCGACGGCGGCCTGGCCGCCGTGGTCACCACGCACGCGCACCGTGACCACTGGGGCGCGCTGGCGGAGGTCGTGGCGGCCACGGGCGCCCGCACGCTCGCGCACGCCGACGACGCCGGCGACATCGGCGTCGCCATCGACGAGACCGTGCCGGACGGCGGCACCGTGCACGTGGGCCACGTCGCGCTCACGGCGATCCACCTCGTGGGGCACACCCCGGGCTCGATCGCCCTGCTGTACGACGACCCCACGGGCGCTCCGCACCTGTTCACCGGCGACTGCCTGTTCCCGGGCGGGGTCGGCAACACCTGGAAGGACCCGGAGCGGTTCGACTCGCTCTACTCCGGGGTCGTGGGGCGCATCTTCGACCGCCTCCCCGACGAGACCTGGGTCTACCCGGGCCACGGCCGCGACACGACGCTCGGGGCCGAGCGCCCGCACCTGGCCGAGTGGCGCGAGCGCGGCTGGTGA
- a CDS encoding maleylpyruvate isomerase family mycothiol-dependent enzyme: MAAATARLLASADSLDDDAVRAPSLLPGWTRGHVLSHLARNADGMARTARGVLAGVPAPMYDSAEAREAAIEQGAGRPAAEIADDVRRSAEGLAPVLAELAGAGEEVLGSLVLFGPPQLGRVPDQPARSLLFGRLREVEVHHVDLGLPSYRPPDWPAAFVERTLLWVHARTGPIDVVGEPAEVLAWRIGRGAGPSVRRLDGSEPGDPPAGW; the protein is encoded by the coding sequence CTGGCCGCGGCCACGGCCCGGCTGCTCGCCTCGGCGGACTCCCTCGACGACGACGCCGTGCGCGCGCCCTCGCTGCTGCCCGGATGGACCCGGGGGCACGTGCTCAGCCACCTGGCGCGCAACGCCGACGGCATGGCCCGGACGGCCCGCGGCGTGCTGGCCGGCGTCCCGGCGCCGATGTACGACTCCGCCGAGGCCCGGGAGGCCGCGATCGAGCAGGGGGCGGGGCGACCGGCCGCCGAGATCGCCGACGACGTGCGCCGCTCGGCCGAGGGGCTGGCCCCCGTCCTGGCCGAGCTGGCGGGCGCGGGCGAGGAGGTGCTCGGCTCGCTCGTGCTGTTCGGTCCGCCCCAGCTCGGCCGGGTGCCCGACCAGCCCGCGCGCAGCCTGCTCTTCGGCCGGCTGCGGGAGGTCGAGGTGCACCACGTGGACCTCGGGCTGCCGTCCTACCGCCCCCCGGACTGGCCGGCCGCGTTCGTGGAGCGCACGCTGCTGTGGGTGCACGCCCGCACCGGCCCCATCGACGTCGTGGGCGAGCCCGCCGAGGTGCTGGCGTGGCGGATCGGCCGCGGGGCCGGGCCCAGCGTGCGACGGCTCGACGGCTCCGAGCCCGGCGACCCGCCCGCGGGCTGGTAG